GCCGGGGACCTGTACGGCCGACGGCGGGTCTTCGTCGCCGGCGTGGTCGTGTTCACGGCGGCCTCCATGGTCGCCGGCCTCGCCGCCTCGCCGGCGGTGCTCCTCGCCGCCCGCGCCGTCCAAGGCGTCGGCGCCGCCTTCGCCGCGCCCTCCGCGCTGGCCCTGCTCATGATCAGCTTTCCCGAGGGACGCGAGCGCGCGCGGGCCCTGGGCCTGTACACCGGGGTCTCGATCGGCGGCAGCGCCGTCGGCCTCATCCTCGGCGGCACGCTGACCGAGTTCCTCAGCTGGCGCTGGGTCTTCTTCATCAACGTGCCGGTCGGCGTCGTGCTCGTGGCCCTCGCCGGTCGGGCGCTGCCGCACACCGAGCGGGCCCGCGGCGGGATCGACGTACCCGGCGCCGTCAGCTCGACGATCGGCATGGCGGCACTGGTCTACGGATTCGTCCGCGCCGCCTCCGACGGCTGGCGTGACCCGGGGACGCTGATCGCGTTCGCGGTGGGCCTGGCCCTCATCGCGACCTTCGTCGCCGTCGAGCGCACCGCGACGAACCCGATCACCCCGCTGCGGCTGTTCGCCAGCCCGGACCGGGTGGCAGCCTACGTCTCGCGGATGCTGCTCTGGGGCGGGGTGATGGGCGTGTTCTTCTTCCTCACCCAGTTCCTGCAGGACGTCCTGCACTACTCGGCGGTGCGGACCGGCCTGGCGTTCCTGCCGCTGACGATCGCGCTGTTCATCAGCAGCCAGGTGAGCGCGCGGCGGCTGATGGGCCGGGTGAACCCGCGACTGGTCATGGTCGGCGGCATGGCCCTGTCCGCGACCGGCCTGCTCCTGCTGGGCCGCCTCGGTATCACCAGCGGCTACCCGGAGGTCATCGGGTCTCTGCTCGCCCTGGGCATCGGGAACGGCCTGGCGTTCGTGCCGCTGACCGCGGCGGCGCTCGCCGGGGTGGCGCCCGAGGACTCCGGTGCCGGGTCCGGGCTGGTCAACGCCGCCCAGCAGGTCGGCGGGTCGCTCGGCCTCGCGGTGCTGGTCACCGTGTTCGGGTCCGCCGTACGGGCTCACGCCGCCCAGGCCGGCCCGGTGCACGCCTTTGTGTACGGCGCCGACCGGGCCTTCGTCCTCGCCGGCGTCCTCGTCGCGCTCGCGGCGTTGCTCGCCTCGCGCATCGGCGCCCGCCCCCTGCGCCCGGCCGAGGAGCGTCTCCCCGAGCTCGAGGCCGCCGCGATCGCCGAGGCCGCCTGACCGAGGCCCCCTGTCCGAGGCCCCCTGTCGTCGAATGAACGCGGCGTTCCTCCACTAGGTCCGTAGGAACGCCGCGTTCATTCGGGATAGAAGGGGTTCATTAGGGATAGAAGGGGTGCATTAGGGATACAAGGGTCAGGCGGGGTGCAGGCTCATCGGGCCGTAGACCAGGCGCCCGTCCTCGAAGAGGCTGACCTGGTCCACCCCGCGGGCAGCCAGGTCGCGCCAGACCTCACCGACCCACGACTCGGCGTCGGCCTGGGTCGGGAACGACGGCGACGAGGCCACCTCACCCAGCTCCGGCAGGACTTCGGGCGGCAACGTCTCGCCGTCTCGGTTCTCATACCGCCAGGTCCAGCTCATGACCCGAGCCTAGGGCCGACTCTTGTTGCAAGTTGTTTGCAAGAGGGCTTGTCGCGAACGATTCGCAACTGCAGACTGAGCCCGACGCATCACGCGGCGCACGCTGCACGGTCGGCGAGGAGGAGCCATGCACATTCCGGACGGCTACCTGAGCCCCCAGACCTGCCTGGTCGGCTTCGCGATCGCCGTCCCGACATGGGTCGTCGCCTCACGACGGGTGACCCGGGTCGTGAAGACCCGCAGCGTCCCCATGTTGGCCGTGCTCTCGGCGATGAGCTTCCTCGTGATGATGTTCAACGTGCCGATCCCGGACGGCACGACGGCCCATGCCGTCGGAGGCACGATCATCGCGATCTGCCTGGGTCCCCCGGCGGCGGTGATCGCGGTATCGGTGGCACTCCTCTTCCAGGCGCTGCTCTTCGGCGACGGCGGCGTACTGAGCTACGGGGTGAATGTCACGAACATGGCCATCATCCTGCCGATCGTCGGGTTCGCGGTGTACCGGCTCGTGGCCGGACGGTCCCCCCTGACCAGCGGTCGGCGCGTCCTGGCGGCGGCTGTCGGCGGCTATGTCGGAATCAACGCCGCCGCGCTGGCCGCGGGATTCGAGCTCGGCATCCAGCCGGACCTGTTCCACTCCGCCAACGGCACGCCGCTGTACTCCCCCTACCACCTGAGCCAGACCATCCCGGCCATGCTGCTCGCCCACCTCACGGCGGCCGGAGCAGCGGAGGCGATCCTCACCGCGGGTGTGCTGGCCTACCTGCAGCGGGCCGACGTCAGCCGGCTGGTGCCCAACCACCCGG
This Actinomycetes bacterium DNA region includes the following protein-coding sequences:
- a CDS encoding MFS transporter; the encoded protein is MPVTPATAPTRPRSLLALSVILLAQLMVVLDVTVVNIALPDLQSSLGFSRTDLSWVLNAYTLTFGGLLLLGARAGDLYGRRRVFVAGVVVFTAASMVAGLAASPAVLLAARAVQGVGAAFAAPSALALLMISFPEGRERARALGLYTGVSIGGSAVGLILGGTLTEFLSWRWVFFINVPVGVVLVALAGRALPHTERARGGIDVPGAVSSTIGMAALVYGFVRAASDGWRDPGTLIAFAVGLALIATFVAVERTATNPITPLRLFASPDRVAAYVSRMLLWGGVMGVFFFLTQFLQDVLHYSAVRTGLAFLPLTIALFISSQVSARRLMGRVNPRLVMVGGMALSATGLLLLGRLGITSGYPEVIGSLLALGIGNGLAFVPLTAAALAGVAPEDSGAGSGLVNAAQQVGGSLGLAVLVTVFGSAVRAHAAQAGPVHAFVYGADRAFVLAGVLVALAALLASRIGARPLRPAEERLPELEAAAIAEAA
- the cbiM gene encoding cobalt transporter CbiM; translated protein: MHIPDGYLSPQTCLVGFAIAVPTWVVASRRVTRVVKTRSVPMLAVLSAMSFLVMMFNVPIPDGTTAHAVGGTIIAICLGPPAAVIAVSVALLFQALLFGDGGVLSYGVNVTNMAIILPIVGFAVYRLVAGRSPLTSGRRVLAAAVGGYVGINAAALAAGFELGIQPDLFHSANGTPLYSPYHLSQTIPAMLLAHLTAAGAAEAILTAGVLAYLQRADVSRLVPNHPGIPVHAGDQPVRPTRITPGQVALGFIAVMVVLTPIGLLAPGGAFGEDAPADLNLHKLGLSAIPTGLARYNGFWSHTLLGGYGFHDGDHPNIGYVVSAIVGIAVIALAIFVIGKIIDFALVRGTGAPPAPTVTEPRSDNGVHA